Below is a window of Streptomyces spongiicola DNA.
CCCGGACATCTTCAACTCCCTTCTCCAGATCCTGGAGGACGGTCGTCTGACCGACTCCCAGGGCCGGGTCGTCGACTTCAAGAACACGGTCATCATCATGACGACCAACCTCGGCACCCGGGACATCTCCAAGGGCTTCAACCTGGGCTTCGCCGCCCAGGGCGATGTGAAGACCGGCTACGAGCGGATGAAGGCCAAGGTCAACGACGAGCTGAAGCAGCACTTCCGCCCGGAGTTCCTCAACCGCGTCGACGACACGGTCGTCTTCCACCAGCTCTCCCAGGACGACATCATCCAGATCGTCGACCTGATGATCGCCAAGGTGGACGAGCGGCTCAAGGACCGCGACATGGGCATCGAGCTCAGCCAGGAGGCCAAGCTCCTGCTGGCGAAGAAGGGCTACGACCCGGTCCTCGGCGCGCGTCCGCTGCGCCGGACGATCCAGCGCGAGATCGAGGACCTGCTCTCCGAGAAGATCCTCTTCGGCGAGCTGCGCCCCGGCCACATCGTGGTGGTCGGCACCGAGGGCGAGGGCGAGGAGAAGAAGTTCACCTTCCGCGGTGAGGAGAAGTCGGCCCTGCCGGACGTCCCGCCGATCGAGCAGGCGGCCGGCGGAAGCGGGCCGAACCTCTCGAAGGACGCCTGAGCGCTCTGAGCGCGAGTCGAAGGGGCTGCCCCGGACCCGAGGGTCCGGGGCAGCCCCTTCCGGCGATCGGAAGCCGTCGCCAGCCGGGACCCGCGGGGGCGTTCGCATGTTCGCGCGTTCGCACGAGGCCGACGGCACCGCTCCCCGTGGCCCGCACCGGCCGTTCAGGACGCGGTCCGGTCCGTCTGGTCCGTCCGGTCCGTCCGGTGGCCCGGTCCGTCCGGTCCGGACCACCGGACGCCAGGCGCGGCCGTCGCGTCGCGTCGCGTCGTGCCGGGCGGATCAGCAGACGTCCGGCTTCCGCCAGGTGCATTCGAGATCCACGGGTGCCGGCCGGTGCCCGTTGCGCGGACCCGGCGAGAGCGACGCGGCGATGGTGCCACCGGCCGTGTCGGACCTGGCCAGGGTCACCACGATCGCGTCCTCGATGCTCTTCACGGAGGACGCGAGGTGGTTGTTGAGCACGATGCTGAAGACGAGTTCGCGGCCGGCGGCGTCCGCCACGTACCCGGAGAGCGCCGAGGCGCCGGTCAGCGTACCGGTCTTGGCGCGGGCGTTGAGAGCCGCCGGGGTGCCGCACATCCGGGTGCGGAGCGTGCCGCCGACGGCGCGGTCGGGGTCGCAGGCGACGGGCAGGGAGGCGTGCCAGTCCGCGTACCAGGGCGCGTCGCGGACGGCGAGCAGCAGGCGGGCGAGCTGGTCCCCGGGGAAGAGGTTCATCCGGGACAGGCCGGAGCCGTCGGCCTGGCGCAGCTTCGCCGTATCGACGCCCTCCTTCCTCAGGTAGTCGTCGACGGCGGTGAGCCCCGCGCTCCAGGTGCCGCGTCCGGACGTCTCGTAACCGATGGTCTTGGTCAGCGCCTCGGCGTGCATGTTGTTGGACAGCTTCATGAACGGCAGCATCAGCTCCCTCAGCGGCATGGAGCTGTGGGTCGCGAGGACCCTCGCGCCGGGCGGGGCCGGCCTGCCCAGGCGGGGGGTTCCGGTGACGCGTACTCCCTGTTCGGCCAGGGCGTCGGCGAAGACGGCCGCCGCGTAGCCGGTGGGTTCCCAGACGGTGACCCACTCCTTCGTGGTGGGGCCGCCGACCGGGACGTCCCCGGTGACCACGATGGTGTTGGTGCCGTGTTCGCGCTCGACGGCCAGGGTGTCGGTCCCCCCGGCGGGCACGGTGCCGCCCTGCACGTCGACCCGTACGTAGTCGTTCGGCGGAGTCAGTTTCACCTTCGGCCTGTCACCGGGGGCGGCCCCCGGGGACGCCTCCACGAC
It encodes the following:
- the dacB gene encoding D-alanyl-D-alanine carboxypeptidase/D-alanyl-D-alanine endopeptidase: MSPDRRGHLRRDRFRRSGLAARTWPLTLGLVAALTWSGGSAPAGAGPSGTGLKGAIDTILADSRMDGGAASVVVADAATGERLYERDAGDRLMPASNTKLATSAAAMALLGPGYRFRTEVLATGRRHGPVLHGDLYLRGGGDPTTLASDYGRLATRLRESGIRRITGRLVADDTRFDTRRLGRSWAADDESSYYSAQISPLTVAPDTDYDSGTVVVEASPGAAPGDRPKVKLTPPNDYVRVDVQGGTVPAGGTDTLAVEREHGTNTIVVTGDVPVGGPTTKEWVTVWEPTGYAAAVFADALAEQGVRVTGTPRLGRPAPPGARVLATHSSMPLRELMLPFMKLSNNMHAEALTKTIGYETSGRGTWSAGLTAVDDYLRKEGVDTAKLRQADGSGLSRMNLFPGDQLARLLLAVRDAPWYADWHASLPVACDPDRAVGGTLRTRMCGTPAALNARAKTGTLTGASALSGYVADAAGRELVFSIVLNNHLASSVKSIEDAIVVTLARSDTAGGTIAASLSPGPRNGHRPAPVDLECTWRKPDVC